Proteins from a single region of Trichoderma asperellum chromosome 3, complete sequence:
- a CDS encoding uncharacterized protein (EggNog:ENOG41~TransMembrane:1 (o401-421i)) — MEDDGAKSHSSHFLENKTIVIAGAGLAGSAFVVGLQKLWNPKLNPPTIIIYERDAPEIAAQRETYTLSLTGFDDSGGLVALKNLGLLDHALKHAISGLEGAGAFKIWDSSWNEQVAFRRKPVAGIPSTSVRIARKDIRQVLHNTFDLGDQCAIYWESKCVSATQLPDGRIRVRVVRGEDAQEIEQECDLLIAADGANSKLRQSLRPFDTLCHGGAVLRGGVARFEDALPQPPGEDWGFVVSRTGVSAFFSPVDKHRIFWAVGQNEHQMCNLDRSSPTQLQAVIEQSLDLGSHIAEPFRSIVRRTDPETVLLLNSRDKLPFAHYNISEAPVVFLGDSNHALSAFAGIGGNLALVDGWDLANQICKHNSLQDAVQAYDSLSVPRATRDVKRSRRLVKSAHDTGWRYCLFWCMLFVGKFVRWTLNKMGR; from the coding sequence AtggaagatgatggtgcCAAAAGTCATTCAAGCCATTTTCTCGAAAACAAGACCATAGTCATTGCGGGAGCAGGTCTTGCGGGCTCCGCATTTGTCGTTGGCCTCCAAAAGCTCTGGAACCCGAAACTCAACCCGCCAACTATCATCATCTACGAACGCGATGCACCTGAGATCGCTGCTCAGAGGGAGACTTATACTTTGTCTCTGACTGGATTTGACGATTCAGGTGGCCTTGTTGCGTTGAAGAATCTCGGTTTGCTTGATCACGCGCTGAAGCACGCTATATCTGGACTTGAGGGAGCTGGTGCTTTCAAGATATGGGATTCAAGTTGGAATGAGCAAGTTGCTTTCCGCAGGAAACCAGTTGCAGGCATTCCGTCAACTAGCGTTCGAATTGCGCGAAAAGATATCCGCCAAGTCCTTCACAATACATTCGATCTTGGCGATCAGTGTGCCATCTACTGGGAATCAAAATGCGTGTCTGCTACCCAGCTTCCAGACGGTCGCATAAGAGTGAGAGTTGTTCGGGGAGAAGATGCCCAAGAGATCGAACAAGAGTGTGATCTCCTCATAGCCGCTGACGGAGCGAATAGTAAGCTGCGACAAAGCCTGCGTCCATTTGACACGTTGTGTCATGGCGGCGCAGTTCTCAGAGGAGGAGTAGCCAGATTCGAAGACGCCCTTCCGCAGCCACCAGGTGAGGATTGGGGCTTTGTTGTCTCTCGCACTGGCGTCtcagctttcttttctccagtTGACAAGCACAGGATCTTCTGGGCTGTAGGTCAAAATGAACATCAGATGTGCAATCTGGATCGCAGCTCGCCAACTCAGCTACAAGCAGTCATAGAACAGAGCCTTGATCTTGGGTCACATATCGCAGAGCCCTTTCGGAGCATAGTCAGGCGCACCGATCCTGAGACGGTTCTGCTCTTAAATTCACGAGACAAGCTGCCGTTCGCTCATTACAACATATCTGAAGCACCGGTTGTCTTTCTCGGTGATAGCAATCATGCCCTCAGCGCGTTTGCAGGCATTGGGGGCAACTTGGCATtggtggatggatgggatTTAGCAAACCAGATTTGCAAGCATAACAGCCTGCAGGATGCTGTCCAGGCGTACGACAGCCTCAGCGTACCAAGAGCGACACGAGATGTCAAGCGATCCAGGCGGCTAGTAAAAAGTGCTCACGACACCGGTTGGCGATATTGCCTGTTTTGGTGCATGTTGTTTGTTGGCAAGTTTGTGAGATGGACCTTGAATAAGATGGGCCGCTGA
- a CDS encoding uncharacterized protein (EggNog:ENOG41~TransMembrane:3 (n2-10c18/19o42-64i71-92o136-155i)) produces the protein MLFGLVFICTRISQIVTLIPPVGMLSWFVKKFNDANILTPDDILVLFIVTVLALGWALLTLLYYSRSSHNGMFVSFVDLCFLGALIAGIYYLRKIQYADCQDPSVDSIWYNHIHNVGIPGYSWQIQKPCAMLKASWAFAIMNTVFFAVTALAAWSHGDSVIVEERVVRHRSSHSGHHSHRRRSHSNSGHSYHSSRRVYV, from the exons ATGCTTTTCGGACTCGTCTTCATATGCACTCGCATCTCGCAGATCGTCACTCTG ATACCTCCAGTTGGCATGCTGAGTTGGTTTGTCAAAAAGTTCAACGACGCAAACATCCTCACGCCCGACGACATCCTggtcctcttcatcgtcaccGTCCTCGCATTGGGCTGGGCTCTCCTCACGCTGCTCTACTACTCGCGATCGTCTCACAACGGCATGTTCGTGTCCTTTGTCGACCTCTGCTTTCTCGGCGCCCTCATCGCCGGCATCTACTACCTGCGCAAGATCCAATACGCCGACTGCCAAGACCCGTCCGTCGACAGCATCTGGTACAATCACATTCACAACGTGGGCATCCCCGGATACTCTTGGCAGATTCAAAAGCCGTGCGCCATGCTCAAGGCCTCCTGGGCGTTTGCCATCATGAACACCGTCTTTTTCGCCGTCACCGCGCTTGCGGCCTGGAGCCATGGAGACAGCGTCATTGTCGAGGAGCGCGTCGTGCGTCATCGCAGCTCGCACAGCGGCCACCATAGCCATCGTCGCCGAAGCCATTCCAACTCGGGCCACAGCTACCACTCTTCGCGCCGAGTATACGTATGA
- the DPH2 gene encoding Diphthamide biosynthesis protein 2 (TransMembrane:1 (i276-298o)~BUSCO:EOG092D1YB4), with protein MSELASAPVLSTPEDHILEVSAQTETKSTLSHDALRTTYEIPRTAAEILQGGWKRVALQFPDHMLVDAPRVVEVLKQELASTGTPERTEDWRICILADTSYSACCVDEIAAEHANSDVVVHYGRTCLSPTSRLPVIYVYTSHELDHDVVVAQFTKEFVDKDTKAVIMADLIYQDHVESITKALRDLGYSNVVATEVVRDPAGIIPNRRIAGVSIDEELLKSHSLFHISDPPASLLLALQSRFASLHVLSVPSPTSPTLDNPTFRTAGLLRRRFARVLTLASAGVVGILVNTLSVSNYLSSIELLRKKIAAAGKKSYTVVVGKLNPAKLANFAEIEGWVVVGCWESGLIEDDVGYWRPVITPFEMEVALMSEEERIWGEEWWGGIEKLTLEEANSSAKKEEEAKEEKNEADETIEENVGDGVDGEESLPPVFDLRTGKLVSHSRPMQLTAGSLNKAQTTNGSSEQRSSDAVIKRVVGELASINGVASPGAEYLRTQRTWQGLGSDFDNEASTVIEEGRSGIARGYHVGEETEKH; from the coding sequence ATGAGCGAGCTCGCTTCGGCGCCTGTGCTGTCAACTCCAGAAGACCACATCCTCGAAGTCTCGGCGCAAACCGAGACGAAATCTACGCTCTCTCACGATGCGCTCAGAACCACCTACGAGATCCCGCGCACTGCGGCAGAGATCCTCCAAGGCGGATGGAAAAGAGTCGCACTGCAATTTCCAGATCACATGCTAGTCGACGCACCGAGAGTGGTCGAAGTGCTCAAACAGGAGCTCGCAAGCACAGGCACACCAGAGAGAACTGAAGATTGGAGGATATGCATTTTGGCAGACACAAGCTACAGCGCCTGCTGCGTCGACGAGATTGCGGCCGAGCATGCGAATTCAGACGTGGTCGTTCACTACGGAAGAACGTGTCTAAGCCCGACGAGTCGACTACCTGTCATATACGTATACACGTCACATGAGTTGGATCACGATGTCGTGGTTGCGCAGTTCACAAAAGAGTTTGTCGACAAGGATACAAAGGCTGTAATCATGGCAGACCTGATATACCAGGACCATGTTGAGTCGATAACGAAGGCCCTCAGAGACTTGGGGTACAGCAACGTAGTAGCGACAGAAGTTGTCAGAGACCCTGCCGGCATAATACCAAATAGAAGAATAGCTGGCGTCTCAATAGACGAGGAGCTCCTGAAGTCGCATTCACTATTCCACATTTCAGATCCGCCCGCATCTCTACTCCTCGCCCTCCAATCTCGATTCGCTTCTCTACACGTCCTTTCCGTACCATCACCGACTTCTCCCACTCTCGACAACCCAACTTTCCGAACAGCAGGTCTTTTGCGTAGACGCTTTGCTCGAGTGCTCACTCTCGCCTCAGCAGGCGTCGTCGGTATCCTCGTTAATACACTCTCTGTGTCCAACTACCTCTCATCAATTGAACTACTACGAAAGAAAATCGCCGCTgcggggaagaagagctatACCGTTGTAGTGGGCAAGCTGAACCCCGCCAAGCTGGCTAACTTTGCAGAGATTGAGGGTTGGGTTGTTGTTGGATGCTGGGAAAGCGGTCttattgaagatgatgttggCTACTGGCGGCCTGTTATCACACCTTTTGAGATGGAAGTTGCATTGAtgagcgaagaagagagaatatGGGGTGAAGAATGGTGGGGAGGCATCGAGAAGCTGACACTAGAGGAGGCTAATAGCAGCgcaaagaaggaggaggaagcaaaggaagagaagaatgaagCGGATGAGACTATAGAAGAAAACGTCGGAGATGGtgtggatggagaggaatCACTACCCCCAGTCTTCGACTTGAGAACCGGAAAACTTGTTAGCCACAGCAGACCAATGCAACTCACTGCCGGCAGCTTGAATAAGGCTCAAACAACGAACGGCAGCAGCGAACAGCGGTCATCAGACGCTGTGATCAAAAGGGTGGTGGGTGAACTGGCAAGTATCAACGGCGTAGCCAGCCCTGGAGCCGAGTATCTTCGAACACAGAGGACGTGGCAGGGACTGGGCAGTGATTTTGATAATGAGGCTAGCACGGTGATAGAGGAAGGGCGGAGTGGCATTGCGAGAGGCTACCATGTTGGTGAAGAGACGGAAAAGCACTGA
- a CDS encoding uncharacterized protein (EggNog:ENOG41~TransMembrane:4 (i7-28o40-61i73-101o113-135i)) — protein sequence MALGMITIIHIVLAVLVIIELGITGYLVNMTSGFGASSPATYAFLLFDSIWSLFIVIYLAITPIYLARFYHALAAFVLLVITTIFWFAGAIALACFVGAPACHGNNWCQTNEAGVAFAFFLWAGFLALTILEGLTTLRGHARADKTTPSNV from the exons ATGGCTCTCGGAATGATTACCATTATTCACATTGTCCTTGCCGTTCTCGTAATCATCGAGCTCGGCATTACAGGATACC TTGTTAACATGACAAGCGGCTTTGGCGCCTCATCTCCGGCCACATATGCATTTCTGCTCTTCGACTCAATCTGGAGCTTGTTCATTGTCATCTATTTGGCCATTACGCCTATTTACCTTGCTCGCTTCTACCATGCTCTTGCCGCCTTTGTCCTCCTGGTTATCACGACGATCTTCTGGTTCGCAGGCGCGATTGCCCTTGCGTGTTTCGTTGGCGCGCCAGCCTGTCACGGAAATAACTGGTGCCAGACTAATGAAGCTGGCGTCGCCTTTGCATTTTTCTTGTGGGCAGGTTTCCTGGCGCTCACGATTCTTGAGGGCTTGACTACCTTGAGGGGCCACGCGCGGGCTGACAAGACCACCCCCTCCAACGTTTAA